In a single window of the Micromonospora inositola genome:
- a CDS encoding DUF4873 domain-containing protein: MSYHGPAGVAGNAVQVHLSGRWEPVDGRYHWGGRIEPEPQVVRLLRSGRRDVELRIADRVSPARLAEVDPWGGVRITGVGDPPWPPAAEPVVAPEPVEE; encoded by the coding sequence ATGAGCTACCACGGCCCGGCGGGCGTCGCGGGCAACGCGGTCCAGGTGCACCTGAGTGGGCGGTGGGAGCCGGTTGACGGCCGCTACCACTGGGGTGGGCGGATCGAGCCCGAGCCGCAGGTGGTCCGGCTGCTCCGGTCCGGCCGGCGGGACGTCGAGCTGCGCATCGCTGACCGGGTCAGCCCGGCCCGGCTGGCCGAGGTCGACCCGTGGGGCGGCGTACGGATCACCGGCGTGGGCGATCCGCCCTGGCCCCCGGCGGCCGAGCCGGTTGTCGCACCCGAGCCCGTGGAGGAGTGA
- a CDS encoding MarR family winged helix-turn-helix transcriptional regulator produces MDSTVRDLGLRLRDLVTSVRLLRQRRADERPTVPSGLVGILMEIDRLSTGCHARELAARTRLDPSTVSRAVAALVAHKLVERRPDPTDRRASLLAVTPAGRAALADTNDWYGEVLDRTFADWTPGDVTALSAALGRFTRDLEVALAHHDNLEAAR; encoded by the coding sequence GTGGACAGCACCGTTCGTGACCTGGGTCTGCGGCTGCGCGACCTGGTCACCAGTGTCCGGCTGCTCAGGCAGCGGCGGGCCGACGAGCGGCCGACCGTGCCGTCCGGCCTGGTCGGCATCCTCATGGAGATCGACCGGCTCTCCACCGGATGCCACGCCCGGGAGCTGGCGGCCCGCACCCGGCTGGACCCGTCGACCGTCAGCCGCGCCGTCGCCGCGCTCGTCGCGCACAAGCTGGTCGAACGGCGCCCCGACCCGACCGACCGGCGGGCCAGCCTGCTGGCCGTCACGCCGGCCGGTCGAGCCGCCCTGGCCGACACCAACGACTGGTACGGCGAGGTGCTCGATCGGACGTTCGCCGACTGGACCCCCGGCGACGTGACGGCGCTGAGCGCCGCGCTCGGCCGGTTCACCCGCGACCTCGAGGTCGCCCTCGCACACCACGACAACCTGGAGGCCGCGCGATGA
- a CDS encoding flavin-containing monooxygenase — protein sequence MDTDIAIIGAGFGGLGAAIRLQRAGFTDYLVFDRGDDVGGTWRDNSYPGCACDVPSHLYSFSFARNPRWSNTFSGQQEIWDYLRDCVDRFGVRPRLRLRHEVQGASWDDLRQRWRLRTSGGDHTARVLICAAGPLSDPATPDIPGIDDFAGTIFHSARWQHDHDLTGRHVAVIGTGASAIQFVPRIQPTVDKLTLFQRTPAWIMPRLSRRISRVEQAVFRTVPGAQRAVRTGLYLARDTMGVGFLHPAVNRFASRLSLRTLRRQVADPQLRDKLTPRYAMGCKRVLISNDYWPSLTRPNVDVVTAGIARIVPDGLVAADEVHHRADTIILGTGFHVTDSPVVRRIRGRGGRSLGEAWTPSMHAYRGTMVAGFPNLFFLLGPNTGLGHTSVVLMIEAQLQLVLAALRHMRAKGIQAIEPTADAQRRWTERVDQKMTGTVWKTGCSSWYLDATGRNATIWPGFASSFRLRLRRFRPADHQVVGAGSTPNEPEREHADAV from the coding sequence ATGGACACCGACATCGCCATCATCGGCGCCGGCTTCGGCGGCCTGGGCGCGGCCATCCGGCTGCAGCGGGCCGGCTTCACCGACTACCTCGTCTTCGACCGGGGCGACGACGTCGGCGGCACCTGGCGGGACAACAGCTACCCCGGTTGCGCCTGCGACGTCCCGTCGCACCTGTACTCCTTCTCCTTCGCCCGCAACCCCCGCTGGTCGAACACCTTCTCGGGACAGCAGGAGATCTGGGACTACCTGCGCGACTGCGTCGACCGCTTCGGGGTACGCCCGAGGCTGCGGTTGCGCCACGAGGTGCAGGGGGCGAGCTGGGACGACCTGCGCCAGCGCTGGCGGCTGCGTACCTCCGGCGGCGACCACACCGCCCGGGTCCTGATCTGCGCGGCCGGCCCGCTCAGCGACCCCGCCACCCCGGACATCCCGGGGATCGACGACTTCGCCGGCACGATCTTCCACTCCGCCCGCTGGCAGCACGACCACGACCTGACCGGCCGGCACGTCGCGGTCATCGGCACCGGTGCCTCGGCGATCCAGTTCGTGCCGCGGATCCAGCCGACGGTCGACAAGTTGACGCTGTTCCAGCGCACCCCCGCGTGGATCATGCCACGGCTGTCGCGCCGGATCAGCCGGGTCGAGCAGGCCGTGTTCCGCACCGTGCCCGGTGCGCAGCGGGCCGTCCGGACGGGGCTCTATCTGGCGCGCGACACCATGGGCGTGGGCTTCCTGCACCCGGCGGTCAACCGTTTTGCCTCGCGGCTGTCGCTGCGCACGCTGCGGCGCCAGGTCGCCGACCCGCAGCTGCGGGACAAGCTCACCCCGCGCTACGCGATGGGCTGCAAGCGGGTGTTGATCTCCAACGACTACTGGCCCTCGCTCACCCGGCCGAACGTGGACGTGGTCACCGCCGGCATCGCACGGATCGTGCCGGACGGCCTGGTCGCCGCCGACGAGGTGCACCACCGGGCGGACACCATCATCCTCGGCACCGGCTTCCACGTCACCGACTCCCCCGTGGTGCGGCGCATCCGCGGCCGTGGCGGGCGCAGCCTGGGCGAGGCCTGGACCCCGAGCATGCACGCGTACCGGGGCACCATGGTCGCCGGCTTCCCGAACCTGTTCTTCCTGCTCGGCCCGAACACCGGGCTCGGGCACACCTCCGTCGTGCTGATGATCGAGGCGCAGCTGCAGCTGGTGCTCGCGGCCCTGCGACACATGCGGGCCAAGGGCATCCAGGCGATCGAGCCCACCGCCGACGCCCAACGGCGCTGGACGGAACGGGTCGACCAGAAGATGACCGGCACCGTCTGGAAGACCGGCTGTTCGAGCTGGTACCTCGACGCCACCGGCCGTAACGCCACCATCTGGCCGGGCTTCGCCAGCAGCTTCCGGCTGCGGCTGCGCCGATTCCGCCCGGCCGACCACCAGGTCGTCGGCGCCGGGAGCACCCCCAACGAACCGGAACGGGAGCACGCCGATGCGGTATGA
- a CDS encoding SDR family oxidoreductase has product MRYDLAGKTILITGAARGIGAQLAREAVARGAQVALVGLEPELLKQLSTDLDAHWYECDVTDQAALDAAVASTVDRFGGIDVLVANAGIANLGTVALGPVDALIRTVEVNLCGAIRTVSAALPHVAAARGHVLIVSSAAAFTAMPGMAAYSASKAGVEQFANVLRLETRQRGVTVGTAHPIWIDTDLVRDIHDDLASFRSALRRLPWPLSTVVPVGQCAAALLRGIERRKRKVYVPRSLAVVQALRPVVLSGLSDALVTRFGGRTLVNQMEDEVRQLGRSFGKTSVGG; this is encoded by the coding sequence ATGCGGTATGACCTGGCGGGCAAGACCATCCTCATCACCGGCGCGGCGCGCGGCATCGGGGCGCAACTGGCCCGCGAGGCCGTCGCACGCGGCGCCCAGGTTGCCCTCGTCGGCCTGGAGCCCGAGCTGCTCAAGCAGCTCAGCACCGACCTCGACGCGCACTGGTACGAGTGCGACGTCACCGACCAGGCAGCCCTCGACGCCGCCGTGGCATCCACGGTGGACCGCTTCGGTGGGATCGACGTGCTCGTCGCCAACGCCGGCATCGCCAACCTCGGCACCGTCGCGCTGGGACCGGTCGACGCGCTGATCCGTACCGTCGAGGTGAACCTCTGCGGTGCGATCCGCACGGTCAGCGCGGCGCTGCCCCACGTCGCCGCCGCCCGCGGCCACGTGCTGATCGTCTCGTCAGCCGCCGCCTTCACGGCGATGCCCGGAATGGCTGCCTACAGCGCGTCCAAGGCGGGCGTCGAGCAGTTCGCCAACGTGCTGCGGCTGGAGACCCGCCAGCGCGGCGTCACCGTCGGCACCGCCCACCCGATCTGGATCGACACCGACCTGGTCCGCGACATCCACGACGACCTGGCATCGTTCCGCAGCGCGCTGCGCCGGTTGCCGTGGCCGCTGTCCACCGTCGTACCGGTCGGGCAGTGCGCCGCTGCCCTGCTGCGTGGCATCGAACGCCGCAAGCGCAAGGTCTACGTGCCACGCTCGCTCGCCGTGGTGCAGGCGCTGCGGCCGGTCGTGTTGAGCGGGCTCTCGGACGCGCTGGTCACCCGGTTCGGCGGCCGGACCCTGGTCAACCAGATGGAAGACGAGGTACGCCAGCTCGGGCGCTCCTTCGGCAAGACCTCGGTGGGAGGGTAG
- a CDS encoding TetR/AcrR family transcriptional regulator, which translates to MEETTGLRERKKAATRLALHQAALRLATEQGLDRVTVEAIADAANVSRRTFSNYFSSKEEALFHGDTERLRRLLQLIREQPSDERPWTVLSRAATRLTEEAYLYADPSWLTRRRQLRGHPGLAAHQVAAYVAIERELAAEIALRLTGADAPLRSRVLAATFLATVRVAVQQWFDQPDRPLLDVVRTALAAATPAATLVDQRAPVGE; encoded by the coding sequence ATGGAGGAGACCACCGGCCTACGGGAGCGCAAGAAGGCGGCCACCCGCCTGGCTCTGCACCAGGCGGCCCTGCGCCTCGCCACCGAACAGGGGCTGGACCGGGTGACCGTCGAGGCGATCGCCGACGCCGCCAACGTCTCCCGACGGACCTTCTCCAACTACTTCTCCAGCAAGGAGGAGGCGCTCTTTCACGGCGACACCGAGCGGCTGCGCCGGCTGCTCCAGCTGATCCGCGAGCAGCCGAGCGACGAGCGGCCCTGGACGGTGCTGAGCCGGGCAGCGACGCGCCTCACCGAGGAGGCGTACCTGTACGCCGACCCCTCCTGGTTGACCCGACGCCGGCAGCTGCGCGGCCACCCCGGCCTGGCGGCCCACCAGGTCGCGGCGTACGTGGCGATCGAGCGCGAGCTGGCCGCGGAGATCGCGCTCCGACTCACCGGGGCCGACGCGCCCCTGCGGTCGCGGGTCCTGGCGGCGACGTTCCTGGCCACGGTGCGGGTGGCCGTCCAACAGTGGTTCGACCAGCCGGATCGTCCGCTGCTCGACGTTGTCCGGACTGCGCTGGCGGCAGCCACTCCCGCGGCGACCCTCGTGGACCAACGGGCACCCGTCGGGGAGTAA
- a CDS encoding AurF N-oxygenase family protein: METTPAGLEREALATRLLTASLHTSYEPTVEIDWDAPHTPGAYWLPPRRSSLYGTPLWEQLGEERRVELTKHEVASAASAGLWFETILMQMLIRHYYDADPTSRHAQYALTEVADECRHSIMFGRLIEAMGCPVYRANRVDHLLGRFLKATATGPQMFAAILIAEEVLDAFQREIMADESLQPLIRMVSRIHVVEEARHVRFAREELARQVEAAGPLGLTYARLLIGRAAYSIANRLVHPDAYAAVGIPPAVGRATARANPHWRATLRWSAARVYDHLTSLDLVTGPGRLLWTRAALV; the protein is encoded by the coding sequence ATGGAGACGACACCGGCCGGGCTCGAACGCGAGGCCCTCGCCACGCGGCTGCTCACGGCCTCGCTGCATACCAGTTACGAACCCACCGTGGAGATCGACTGGGACGCGCCCCACACGCCGGGCGCCTACTGGCTCCCGCCGCGCCGCAGCAGCCTCTATGGCACCCCGCTGTGGGAGCAGCTCGGCGAGGAGCGGCGCGTCGAGCTCACCAAGCACGAGGTGGCCAGCGCAGCCAGCGCCGGGCTGTGGTTCGAGACAATCCTCATGCAGATGCTGATCCGGCACTACTACGACGCCGACCCGACCAGTCGGCACGCCCAGTACGCGTTGACCGAGGTCGCCGACGAGTGTCGACACTCCATCATGTTCGGACGGCTCATCGAGGCGATGGGCTGCCCGGTCTACCGGGCGAACCGGGTGGACCACCTGCTCGGGCGGTTCCTCAAGGCGACCGCGACCGGCCCGCAGATGTTCGCCGCGATCCTCATAGCGGAGGAGGTCCTCGACGCGTTCCAACGCGAGATCATGGCCGACGAGTCGCTCCAGCCGCTCATCCGGATGGTGTCGCGCATCCATGTCGTCGAGGAGGCGCGCCACGTACGGTTCGCGCGCGAGGAACTTGCCCGCCAGGTCGAGGCCGCCGGTCCGCTGGGCTTGACGTACGCCCGGCTGCTGATCGGCCGCGCCGCCTACTCGATCGCCAACCGCCTGGTCCATCCCGACGCGTACGCCGCAGTGGGCATCCCCCCGGCGGTCGGCCGTGCCACCGCCCGCGCCAACCCGCACTGGCGCGCCACCCTGCGCTGGTCGGCCGCGCGGGTGTACGACCACCTGACGAGCCTCGATCTGGTAACCGGGCCGGGCCGCCTGCTGTGGACCCGAGCGGCTCTGGTCTGA
- a CDS encoding TetR family transcriptional regulator, which produces MQSPLKDVNGSDPSGPASGGTPPAKASGRKDRWADHREQRRHELIGAAVQALLRHGPEVDMDQVAATAGVSKPVLYRYFADKSQLWLAVSEVVAARVIDTVAPAVEQVREERGLVEATIDAYLGVIESEPKLYRFLMHQSSHPGIHQVVAGTSRQVAAGLARVIGDRLRSLGLDAGPAEPWAYGLVGFVQAVGDWWTTRGQPIPRAALTDYLTTLLWSGIEGIRRSADLPHQLTRAHERIAP; this is translated from the coding sequence ATGCAATCGCCCCTCAAGGATGTCAATGGATCCGATCCCTCGGGCCCGGCCTCCGGCGGCACTCCCCCCGCGAAGGCCAGCGGCCGCAAGGACCGCTGGGCGGACCATCGTGAGCAGCGGCGGCACGAACTCATCGGGGCCGCCGTGCAGGCGTTGCTGCGGCACGGGCCGGAGGTCGACATGGACCAGGTGGCTGCCACGGCAGGCGTCAGCAAGCCGGTCCTCTACCGCTACTTCGCCGACAAGTCGCAGCTCTGGCTCGCCGTGAGCGAGGTGGTGGCGGCCCGGGTGATCGACACCGTCGCACCCGCGGTCGAGCAGGTCCGCGAGGAACGCGGCCTGGTCGAGGCGACCATCGACGCGTACCTCGGGGTGATCGAGTCGGAGCCGAAGCTCTACCGCTTCCTGATGCACCAGTCCAGCCACCCCGGAATCCACCAGGTGGTCGCCGGCACCAGCCGGCAGGTGGCCGCCGGCCTGGCCCGGGTGATCGGTGACCGGCTGCGCTCACTGGGCCTCGACGCCGGTCCGGCGGAGCCGTGGGCGTACGGCCTGGTGGGGTTCGTACAGGCGGTCGGCGACTGGTGGACCACACGCGGCCAGCCGATCCCCCGAGCGGCGCTCACCGACTACCTGACCACGCTGCTGTGGAGCGGGATCGAGGGGATACGGCGCAGCGCGGACCTGCCGCACCAGCTCACCCGCGCCCACGAGCGGATCGCGCCATGA